From the Limanda limanda chromosome 7, fLimLim1.1, whole genome shotgun sequence genome, the window tgaaaacccgtctccctgtctgtctgctggctCGGGACACTGCCGGGTGATTTAGAGTTGAGCTCCTGGTGGTGCTGGCGTGGTTTGGTCCGGACCCTCCCCTGCCCGGCTCCAGGGTGGAGCACAGGAGAAGGCCCGGCTGAAGTTTTGGAGACATCCCTTTGTCTGTCTTCAGGTCCTGTTAGGTCCAATATCCTCAGGCTGATTGTTCTAGAGGAATAAATCGACCCCTTTCTGATCAGCTCCTGCCAGAGTTTCCCACCTGGGCTTCTTTCAGACTTTCCCAGTAGGTTTCTCTCTCCATCGTTTCTCTTCTCCATCATTGTTCCTCTCTGTGATATTAAGCGCGTGCACGTGTCCTCTTTTccattctgtttcctctcccctTAATGTCTTTCTCTTGACTTATCTTTTCAGTCATCttgtctttctcctccctcatctcccGTTCCCTGTCCGTCTGCTATTGTCATTAGAGGCTTCTCTCTGAAGGTTCAGCCCAGCAGGTAAACGAGCTGTGCATTTATATTTTGTAGCAACCCCCTGTCTTCAATGTCAACGCGAGGCCTCACGTTGGctgcttccttttttctttgcttaTCTCCTCATCTTGGTTTCCTCTTGGAAACTGCAGCCTGTGGCTTTGTACAGTAATGGACGGAGCATTTGGTGACAGCAAAATCTGCTTACATGTGATTTTCTGTGGTTCTACTGAGGTTCCCGGCCTCTTGTCTCAGTAGAGGAAACGAGAGGGGTAGAAACAGTGGGAGTTAATGCGCGATGGCTCCAGAATCGCTGTTGTGACAGATGGAAGTACAAGAGTCACTGTCACTTTGGATTTGGGTGAGATGGCAGCTGCTTGTTGAGAGGCATGTGGGTCACTGGAGGGCGCTCTCCTCTTTCTGGCTGAAGCCCAATAACAGCAAACCAGATCTCGCTGTTCAGACTGTTGGTGATGAGGAGCCTGCAGGACTTGGCTGAGGTGCTCTGTAATCTTAAGTGTATGGTGAATGCTGTCATATGACATCACATATCATAACACGCTGCAGATTCTTAAAGCAAAATGACAGTGAGACAAATTCACTATAAACTAAATACACATGCATGAcctatacaaaaaaaaagaagccgtGGACGGATTTTGCCAAATGATAAAACTGCATTCTCAAATTTCTCATTCACTCTTATGTCAAATTTGATATGAcattcctgttttgttttgtgtgtttacaggcagCCGAGAGACGGCGTTCACTTACTCCATCAGCGCAGCGGGGGTGGTGAACGCGGTGAGCCGGGCCTGCAGAGAAGGGGAGCTCTCCAGCTGCGGGTGCAGTCGTGCGGCTCGCCCCAAAGATCTGCCCCGGGACTGGCTGTGGGGCGGCTGTGGAGACAACCTCAACTACGGCTACAGGTTCTCCAAGGAGTTTGTGGACGCACGCGAGAGGGAGAAGAGCTACCCCAAGGGCTCCTACGAGAGCGCCCGGCTGCTGATGAATCTCCACAATAACGAGGCTGGACGGAGGGTGAGAGACCGGGAttacacgcacaaacacacttacaaaGGGATTTTAGATGTCACCAGGTaagaacagagcagagagggatAAGCTCCAGGCCCCCAGAATGAGACCGACCAGTGATAGAAAGAGCCAGAGGAGTTTGGAGGTGAGACAGTCCAGGGCGATCAGACAGGTCTCAGCTGATCATGTGTGCAACAGCTCCGTCTGCTCTCCCCTCCTGAGGCTTTGATCTGTGGGGAGATGGAGTCACATGGAGCTGCAGCTCCGGGGTTTATTTTCCGTTCCAAACAACTTGAAACCACCTCAAAGGAAAAACGTAATAGCAGATATCTGTTGCCAGGCTGTTCTCTCTCAAGGAGGACAAATGAGTGGACAGCATCTTTTATTCAGTGCACCAGTGGAGACATTGACAGGATCATTTGGTCATTTATGACAAATTACTGCTTCATACGATCATAAACAGTTCATTGCGCAAATATTTATGTAGCCAGGACAAAtttgaaatatgaaacatttggacatttttttcttttttgcagctTTATGTAACCCAAGTATTTATTCCCTTTTTTACCTACTTTCAGACGGTGTCGGACCTTGCCCACGTGTCGTGCAAGTGCCACGGGGTGTCGGGCTCCTGCAGCCTGAAGACCTGCTGGCTGCAGCTGGCCGACTTCCGCAAGGTGGGTGACGCGCTGAAGGAGAAGTACGACAGTGCTGCCGCCATGAAGCTCAACACGCGTGGGAAGATGGTGCAGCTGCACAACAAGTTCAACGCTCCGACGAGCCACGACCTGGTGTACACCGAGCCCAGTCCAGACTACTGCCTGAAGAACCAGAGCACGGGCTCCCTGGGCACGGTGGGGCGCCTTTGCAACAAGACGTCGGAGGGCATGGATGGCTGCGAGCTGATGTGCTGCGGCCGCGGCTACGACCAGTACAAGGCGCAGATAGTGGAGCGCTGCCACTGCAAGTTCCACTGGTGCTGCTACGTCAAGTGCAAGCGCTGCACCAAAATCGTAGACCAGTTTGTCTGCAAGTGAGAGGAGGAGCGTtgcctgtgtgtttgcctgCAGACGATGGGCGTCCGTCTGTCGGGGTCCATGAGCAGAGGAGCAAAAGGAGTTGCACACAGTGAGAGAATGGAAGAAAGAAactatataaattatatttatagaGTTAAACAATTATGCCATTGCAAAAAGactgactctttttttttttttttgtcaaaaaaaaaaaaatcttatgtCTTCAGAAACTAAGAGTATcgtgaaatatttattttgagattGTTATGTTATATTTTGGCCCAGTCATCACCAGCTGATTTAAACCCATACAAGTGCCTAAAAAAGTGGCTGGAAATGTTCCTCCTTCCCAGTCGCACCATTTCCAAATTTCAAAATAACATCACTTTCCTTGTCAGATGGGCCACACTGATGGTGCCTCCCATTTCCTATCGAGAGTAGAGTTTGATATTTGTGGCACAGTTGAATAAGAGCTTCCTGGTTTGTTGTTTGGAAATGTTGGTAAGAGACTGATGTGTTTCCGTGGGGCCCCAGTCCACAAACCAGCCTTCCCATCCACACCGAAGTCTTcttgcccccccctctcatcaCTGTTGGTTCTTGGAGTACAGTGGCTACAGTAAGAGGGCTGTTTCGGGGTATTGGCCTTTTTATTAAGCTGTCCCAGAAGCCTTAGGAGTTCCCCAGGTGCTGCAGCAAGCCCTCCACCATTATGCACTTTGATACAGAGGCTTAAACCGGTCTGTACGTGTCTGTTCAGCTGTTTTTTACTACAGTGCATCGGCTAATATATCAATATTATAGCTTTCATTCTTTTCCATATTAATTCAGATTATCCATTTAACATTATTCTACAATACTTAACATGGTTTGAATATATATGGGCAATGTTGTGGTTACAGTGGTGAAATATTCAATGCTCTGTGTATATAGTATGTCTATCCAGCCAATCagtaaactgtatttattttctttaaccaGATCCTCCTTTTTTAAGCTTAAAACAGAAAAGCGTCTGAGATCCACACTTTGTCGGACATCA encodes:
- the LOC133005219 gene encoding protein Wnt-5a-like, whose protein sequence is MNLRLVCVRRPVCWPFGSVLDSRHCVFALTLLTLLMQVVVEANSWWSLAMNPLLIPEAYIIGAQPLCSQLVGLSQGQKKLCQLYQDHMQYIGEGAKTGIRECQYQFRHRRWNCSTVDNSSVFGRVMQIGSRETAFTYSISAAGVVNAVSRACREGELSSCGCSRAARPKDLPRDWLWGGCGDNLNYGYRFSKEFVDAREREKSYPKGSYESARLLMNLHNNEAGRRTVSDLAHVSCKCHGVSGSCSLKTCWLQLADFRKVGDALKEKYDSAAAMKLNTRGKMVQLHNKFNAPTSHDLVYTEPSPDYCLKNQSTGSLGTVGRLCNKTSEGMDGCELMCCGRGYDQYKAQIVERCHCKFHWCCYVKCKRCTKIVDQFVCK